One window from the genome of Myripristis murdjan chromosome 6, fMyrMur1.1, whole genome shotgun sequence encodes:
- the gan gene encoding gigaxonin, translating into MPDTGGAASGSKVSDPQHSQKLLRVLRSFWQEQCFHDALLVVDGEELPVQKNILAAASPYIRTKLNYNPPKQDGSVYRIELQGVSMPIMKQILDYIFSGEISLSEETIQEMVQASDLLLMTDLKSLCCQFLESCITAENCIGIRLFSLHYCLYHVHYAATEYLQTHFRDVALTEEFRELMPDRLCDILAMEKLNVGNERHVLEAVVRWLSHDPEDRRVHMKEVMSAVWQQGLDIGYLREQTMGEPLMREVIRDYCQSMLVNAPPQGEDLLAAFKPRGYSECIVIAGGEDRKSRKPTAATRCMCPLYDTNRQAWIQLQPMNIARVGHGVIAAEGFLFVMGGTDEHKTVLDSGERYDPESNSWSPIPPMIQARQNFGVAELDGMIYVLGGENQETELITVEVFDPHFSTWKPQTSMTMVRKVGCYATMNKKIYAIGGGSYGKLYDSVECFDPKTQQWTGLCPLKERRFGSVACGVSQELYVFGGVRSQENESSAQPQMTTCKSEFYHDEMRRWMFLDDQNLCIQTSSSFVYGAVPIGASIYVVGDLDTGTSFDYIREFRRSTGTWHRTKPMLTSDLSKTCCAALRIANCRLFRLQVKQGMFRVRVAHT; encoded by the exons ATGCCTGATACAGGAGGGGCTGCATCTGGTTCCAAGGTTTCTGACCCACAGCATTCCCAGAAACTCCTCAGGGTTCTTCGCTCCTTCTGGCAAGAACAATGTTTCCACGATGCACTGCTGGTGGTGGATGGAGAAGAACTTCCTGTCCAGAAAAACATCCTTGCGGCTGCGAGCCCCTATATCAG GACCAAGCTGAACTATAATCCTCCAAAACAAGATGGGTCAGTGTACAGAATTGAACTCCAGGGAGTCTCTATGCCCATTATGAAACAGATCCTGGACTATATCTTCAGTGGCGAA ATCAGTCTGAGTGAGGAGACCATCCAGGAAATGGTACAAGCATCTGATCTACTCCTCATGACGGACCTCAAGTCCCTCTGCTGCCAGTTCCTAGAGAGTTGTATCACAGCAGAGAATTGCATTGGCATTCGCCTCTTCTCCCTGCACTACTGCCTTTACCATGTCCACTACGCCGCCACTGAGTATTTGCAGACACACTTTCGTGACGTGGCGCTCACCGAGGAGTTCAGGGAGCTGATGCCAGACCGGCTCTGTGACATCCTGGCCATGGAGAAGCTGAATGTGGGCAACGAGAGGCACGTGCTGGAGGCTGTGGTGCGCTGGCTCAGTCATGACCCAGAGGATCGCAGG GTACACATGAAGGAAGTGATGTCTGCAGTGTGGCAGCAGGGCCTGGATATAGGTTATCTGAGAGAGCAG ACCATGGGAGAGCCACTGATGAGAGAGGTGATCAGAGATTACTGCCAGTCAATGTTAGTGAACGCCCCTCCGCAGGGCGAGGATCTCCTCGCTGCCTTTAAGCCTCGAGGTTACTCCGAGTGCATTGTTATCGCCGGTGGAGAGGACCGCAA GAGCAGGAAGCCAACTGCAGCCACGCGGTGCATGTGTCCGCTCTACGACACCAACAGACAAGCCTGGATCCAACTGCAGCCGATGAATATCGCCCGTGTGGGCCACGGGGTCATCGCTGCCG AGGGCTTTCTGTTTGTGATGGGTGGCACTGATGAACACAAGACAGTCCtggacagtggagagagataTGACCCTGAGTCCAACAGCTGGAGCCCCATTCCACCCATGATACAG GCCCGACAAAACTTTGGTGTGGCAGAGCTGGATGGCATGATCTATGTTCTGGGAGGAGAAAACCAAGAAACCGAACTGATCACTGTTGAAGTGTTTGACCCTCACTTCAGCACCTGGAAACCTCAGACCAGCATGACTATGGTCCGTAAG GTTGGCTGCTATGCTACCATGAACAAAAAGATTTATGCCATTGGTGGAGGCTCCTATGGGAAGCTGTATGACTCTGTTGAATGCTTCGACCCAAAGACCCAGCAGTGGACAGGCCTGTGTCCTCTTAAAGAGAGAAG GTTTGGTTCGGTGGCATGTGGCGTCAGCCAGGAGCTCTATGTGTTCGGTGGAGTGAGAAGCCAAGAGAATGAAAGCTCAGCGCAGCCACAGATGACGACCTGCAAGTCTGAGTTCTATCATGATGAGATGAGACG ATGGATGTTCCTGGACGACCAGAACCTGTGTATCCAGACAAGCTCATCCTTCGTCTACGGAGCAGTGCCTATCGGAGCCAGCATCTATGTGGTCGGAGACCTGGACACTG GTACGAGCTTTGACTACATCCGTGAGTTTCGTCGCAGCACGGGGACGTGGCATCGCACCAAGCCCATGTTGACCAGTGACCTCTCCAAAACGTGCTGCGCCGCCCTGCGCATCGCCAACTGCCGGCTGTTTCGCCTTCAGGTCAAGCAGGGCATGTTCAGAGTCAGGGTCGCTCACACTTAA
- the acd gene encoding adrenocortical dysplasia protein homolog, protein MVQTNRNKLEPWIEKMILSHGSEQISSTVWLKAHVIGVGQMSQSQAQGSDGPTGLLFLSDGKVQIPAVLTKSAWEHLQEQEDRECFSSLVNTTVCLQAYRMQFHMALEETRCRFFLSIDKLATAATGPEKDNTPCCTTLPSVRYKICKTWESLLSHDLLDSQKSQCEFDLSDLLGEWQHNCVQDVLQDIRERLRPEWRSSPQPSTSSCIPSLVQTDTCTATATSWDADRVKYKGEEHFSVPVTWLLIPDEEAQEPQKPFSEGSKTPGRLFVDSEDKKTGSSLACKHTETVDPCVDDFESRTARPAAFKEIPHSTKNTPLHEDSILREDIVIDCDVRILSNPWDIFPPPCDALNSSSSCSESITSEVMPLKSLPDSTATKSKPESAVMVTSTQRPISGSGSPQMSEQNKAEQSLLPPYQKPQSSSSFATISGSSSSSASVSLLEPIIIPLNPSGGVEIRHFHTTQQSSRQEEPVVQKDVGMEKDAQRIGRKVKAKRKRNEPMQDALTVLEEEGTEEEDARVAQSPPSWLFETQALSKAHAPGSSSQGKAARTVLRKIPTVHSDGTQFSYSYQVSGQSLQDMSKFEVTDGLLHWAVKYLLAPKQTDRPHKIVS, encoded by the coding sequence ATGGTTCAAACAAATAGGAACAAATTGGAACCATGGATAGAAAAAATGATCCTCAGCCATGGCAGTGAACAAATTAGCAGCACTGTGTGGTTGAAGGCTCATGTTATTGGGGTGGGTCAGATGTCTCAGTCCCAGGCCCAGGGATCTGACGGCCCCACAGGCCTGCTCTTTCTGTCTGATGGGAAGGTCCAGATCCCTGCTGTTCTGACCAAATCCGCCTGGGAGCATCTTCAGGAGCAAGAAGACCGCGAGTGTTTCTCCAGCTTGGTGAACACCACGGTGTGTCTTCAGGCCTATCGCATGCAGTTTCACATGGCCCTTGAAGAGACCAGGTGCAGGTTTTTCCTGTCGATCGATAAGCTGGCCACGGCAGCAACTGGGCCGGAGAAAGACAACACCCCTTGCTGCACTACCCTTCCCTCTGTCAGGTATAAGATCTGTAAAACCTGGGAGTCCCTGCTGAGTCACGATCTGCTCGATTCTCAGAAGAGCCAGTGTGAGTTTGACCTGTCAGACCTGCTGGGGGAGTGGCAGCACAACTGCGTGCAGGATGTGCTGCAGGACATTCGAGAGAGGCTGAGACCAGAGTGGAGGAGCTCCCCACAACCCTCAACCTCTTCTTGCATCCCGTCCCTAGTCCAAACTGACACTTGCACTGCCACTGCCACAAGTTGGGATGCTGACAGGGTCAAATATAAAGGGGAAGAGCATTTCAGCGTCCCTGTAACCTGGCTTCTCATCCCGGACGAAGAGGCTCAAGAGCCACAAAAGCCATTCAGTGAAGGGAGTAAGACACCAGGCAGACTTTTTGTTGACTCTGAAGACAAAAAGACTGGTTCCTCACtcgcctgcaaacacacagagactgtCGATCCATGTGTTGATGATTTTGAATCGCGGACAGCCAGGCCAGCAGCTTTCAAGGAAATTCCTCACAGCACTAAGAACACACCACTTCATGAGGACAGCATACTAAGAGAGGACATTGTTATTGACTGTGATGTCAGGATCTTATCCAATCCTTGGGACATTTTTCCTCCACCATGTGACGCACTCAACTCCTCCTCATCCTGTAGTGAATCCATAACCTCAGAAGTCATGCCACTCAAGTCTTTGCCTGATTCAACTGCTACTAAGTCCAAACCTGAGAGTGCTGTCATGGTAACCAGCACACAACGTCCCATCTCTGGCTCAGGGAGTCCCCAGATGTCAGAGCAAAACAAGGCCGAGCAAAGCCTCCTTCCACCGTACCAGAAGCCACAGTCTTCGTCCAGCTTTGCCACCATCTCCggttcttcatcttcatcagccTCTGTGAGTCTACTGGAACCGATCATAATACCTTTGAATCCATCAGGTGGCGTTGAAATCCGTCACTTCCACACCACACAACAGTCGTCACGCCAGGAAGAACCTGTTGTGCAAAAGGACGTGGGGATGGAGAAGGACGCTCAGAGGATAGGTAGGAAGGTGAaggcaaagaggaagagaaatgagCCCATGCAGGATGCATTGACTGTCTTGGAGGAGGAAGGCACGGAGGAAGAGGATGCTCGGGTAGCCCAGAGCCCTCCATCATGGTTATTTGAAACACAGGCACTTTCTAAGGCTCACGCTCCTGGCAGCTCCAGCCAAGGCAAAGCGGCAAGGACTGTCTTAAGAAAGATCCCCACTGTTCATAGTGATGGCACCCAATTCTCTTATTCCTACCAAGTTTCTGGTCAAAGTCTGCAGGACATGAGCAAATTTGAGGTTACCGATGGCTTGCTCCACTGGGCAGTGAAGTACCTTCTTGCTCcaaaacagactgacaggccACACAAGATTGTCTCTTAA